The Helianthus annuus cultivar XRQ/B chromosome 15, HanXRQr2.0-SUNRISE, whole genome shotgun sequence genomic sequence ATCGATGGCGATTTAGGGTTATAGAATCTTCAATTCTGTTATGAGAGTGATGAACTAAGAAGAGAGGTAATAGAATCTATAATCGAATTAGAACGAAGATATGATAATGTAAAAATACGAAAAAGCCCACGCGTCCAAAATTTTAAAAAAGATGATGAACGGCTAAGATTGCTTCCTatacttcctagccaaaataaacttcctatttgatcttttcccctAAAATATAGAAAAAACAATTACATTTATATACACAGTTTATGTTATCACACATACACCTtctataatttttataaaaataaacaactttagaCACGATACCTGCGTAACAACATACGATACTGTCATTGTTATTATTGGAATGCATACCGCAATTCGTTTTTATGCCTTTCAATTGATGTAAAATACGAGTTTATTCCGGGTTACCAGAGACAACTTTTGTGTAATAAAACCgttgtaatattttttttatgtatcGTAAACAACACCGGATACCTGTATCGTCTTGAATGGAGTTGCGTTCAAAGTAAAATATGTTTATGAGTCATAAACTATACCGATTGTCGTTGCCTAACAGGTAACAAAACGATCCGAACCGAACCGATACCAACCGGACATGTTCGATACCGGTATCCGTACTATTATCGGACAGGTGCCAATATTCATTTTTGTGGTTTTCGACCGATATAACATGTATTAAAAGTTGGACATTATTTAAGTCATAAGAAGTCAATGGGGTGAAAGACCgattcaaaaaatggtttggtttAACCATTCAACGCTGACATTTTACCCACGATATTTTTGAAGTTTAACTGAAGCAAACACCTTCCTTTCCTCGTCTTCATGGCGTATTTTCACTACTTTCAAACACAAAATGAACCACTTGCACTTCGATTTAATGAAACCACGTTTCTGAAGTTGATCATTCCAGGCAACTCTTCATGTTGTAAAAAACAAGCAAGGTATACTTTCTTGATTTGTGATCTATAATGTTAAATAAATGTTCTTGAATGTAGATTGATTCTGGGTTTAACTGGTATTTTTTGTGATTTGGTTGTCCTGTAGTTTTGCACTGAAGGTGTTTGATGAATTGTCTCTGAGAGTTTGTTATGCAAGACAAGTGTTTGTTTTGCATTCAAGCTTTGCACTGAAGGTGTTTGATGATTTGTCTCTGAGATTGTGTTATGCAAGACAAGTTGTTGTTTGAGAAATTTGTTGATAAAGTTAGATTTTTGTGTTGTGCATGGCAAGCTTTTCACCGTCTTCTAATGCTCCACCTGTTAGTGATCCTGCATTGTCCCCCGGGGGGTTGTTTTCTTCACCACCAGCTCCGTCTCAGTTACCGCCTTCAACATTCCCACAAGACTTACCACCACCTCCTTTTGTTGATCCTCCACCAGCTGCTGTCGTAGCTCCTTCAAGACCGCCCATATCCGCTGCACCTCCACCAACCGATTCCCCAACTCCATCAGTTGGTTCTCCACTACCTCCATCACCAACCCCACCAGCCGATTCTCCAACACCACCGTCACCTATCCCACAAGCcaattctccatcaccaccatcaccaattGGTCCAATCACACCAGCTGattctccaccaccaccatctccaatCCCACCAGCCActactccaccaccaccatcaccgatCACACCAGCCGattctccaccaccaccatcacgaATCTCACAAGCCGattctccaccaccaccaccaccatcaccaatcCCGCCAGCCAatactccaccaccatcatcaccaaaaCGACCAACCAATTCTCCACTGCCGCCATCGCCTCCATCATCACCTAGCCCTGCAGCTAGTtccccaccatcaccaccaccaccagctaCATCACCCCCTAAATTCCCACACACACCACCATTTAATCCACAGCCAGGTtcacctccatcaccaccaccaccacctacaccaccaccaccacctacatCTTCCCCTAAATTCCCACACACACCACCATTTAATCCACAGTCGGGTTCACCTCCATCACCATCTTTTAGTCCACCACCAATCCAACCTCCACCATCATCAGTTCCGCCTCCACTTCGACCAATCTTAAGCCCTCCACCACATACACCATCTCAGAGACCTCCTACGAATTCATCATCACCGCCAATAATCACAAACGCTCCTCCTCCACCCCTCTCCACAAATCCATCATTGCCACCAGTAACAATAGCTTCCCCTCCTCCCTTTAGACAACCGGCTCCGTCACCTTCAAAAGTCTCAATAACACCATCCAGCAATGGAGGCATTGGTACTGGAGGTATCGTAGGAATCACGGCTGTACTAGGCATTATACTCCTTACCATTATCATAACAGTTTCATGGTGTCTATTCAAACGAAAGAAAAAGATTGCTCGACACAATGGGCTCTATGGTTTGTCAACCTCGATGGGCAATTTATCTCAGTCAAGTACATTATACGAATTATTATACAATTTAAAGTAACACTTTGTAATTGTGACATTCGCTTGAGTTTGAGAATGTTTATGATTTGTGACATTTTCAGCTCTACTAAAGATACAAACATCAGCAGTTGAGATCGGAAACCTGTCTGCAAATGGCTTCGTGTACAGTCCACATGAATCAACATCAAAGTTTACATATGAAGATCTTTTTGAGGCGACAAATGGGTTTTCACCGCGTAATCTTTTAGGTTCGGGTGGATTTGGTTACGTTTACAAGGGAATGTTAGCCGACGGGACGGAAGTCGCAGTAAAGGAGTTAAAGATCGGAGGTGGACAAGGGGAACGCGAGTTCACCGCTGAGGTGGAAATCATTAGTCGAATACACCATCGTTATTTGGTTTCACTTGTAGGTTACTGCGTCTCGGAGCACAAGAGGCTGCTTGTTTATGAATATGTTCCTAACAACACACTTTACCACCACCTTCATGGTAAATAACCGCATATTTTTACCTTTGAGTGCTTCCTTGGTTGCTTTATTATGCTGTGTTTACCTTTTGTAGTGTCGGAGCTGGTTTTAGATTGGCCAACTCGCATGAGGGTTGCTTCTGGTGCCGCACGCGGTATTGCGTATCTCCATGAAGATTGTAAGTGCTCAGAAAATCGAGTACAACATATCTTAAAAGTTAAaactacattttttttttgtaagttcACTTTTTACGGTTATACAGGCAATCCACGTGTTATTCATCGAGATATCAAATCATCAAATATCCTATTAGATAAGAACTTTGAAGCTCGGGTATGCCCTTTTATCTAAGATTGAGTTTTTACGTACTTTTATTTTTAAGAATTCATTTTCAAGGTTGAATATTTGTTTGATTCTTTACGTCACAGGTTTCTGATTTTGGGCTTGCTAAGTTAGCTGCTGATGTCACACATGTGACAACACGCGTCATGGGAACTTTTGGGTACGTTTACGATTTAACCATATGTCAAATATCTAAAGTACCccacaaaatatatttaattgtTTTTAGTTTAACTTCTTGCTGGTTCCGTTTCAGATACATGGCACCTGAGTATGCTAGAAGTGGCAATTTGTCTGAGAAATCTGACGTCTTTTCCTTTGGAGTGGTTCTTTTGGAACTGATCACGGGACGTAAACCTGTGGATGCATCTCAACGGTCGGGGGATGAGGGGCTTGTTGAATGGGTAAGTTACCGTAATACTGAATATTCTTTTCCTAATAATGTTTTTCCAAGTAGTTTTGGCCGATCTTAATCTTTGTTACTCATTCTGAATTATTTATTGAGAACGCTTTTGAAGTGAATCTGTTTGAGGAATTTGTCAAATCGGTTAAGATcctaaaatatacatatatatagggacACTCGTTTCAAAATCAATATGTATCACATTCAAAGGAATATGTACAAAGGCATTATGCAGTTTTGCGGTTCTCAACTTATTACCGGTTCTAAAATGAACGCTTttgtgtgcgtgtgtgtgtgtatagggaATGGTTAAAATAAGAACTAGCgcttgagttgtgagaactttttgatctaAAGGTTTcttgaataaaaaaaaaaatcgtatACGACTTCTTACGTTGGTGTAACCCAAATTTACAACGCCGTAACGTTCTGGAGCTGATGACGTCAACAACCATTTACAGCGGTGTAAATCAAACTTGCATGTCGAATAAATGTCTGCTcgtcaaattttttttttttttttttttttttttttttacagatgtcTTAGTTAGATGTTAATCTACCTTTGTGCAAAATTTGGTTGAAAAACTCACATGGGAAGTAGTAGTTCTCATTTGAATTTGGTTGAAAAACTCAAACTGGTCAATGATTTGAACAGGTCAAAGGTGACCCAGTGTGTATATAAATGCTTACAACTCATAATTGGTTATAGTGCTTCAACTTGATCTTTTATCGGGCCAAGATATTAATTTAATGCCAGCTTTTGTTTTCGAAGAAAAAGGGTCAagatttgaaatttgaattttcaGGCTCGGCCACTGCTTAGTCATGCACTTGAAACCGAGGACTTTAAACTATTGGTTGACCCAAGGCTCGGCATAAACTTTGTACCAAACGAGATATTTCGCATGATTGAAGCTGCAGCTGCCTGCATCCGACACTCAGCTACAAAAAGACCCCGCATGGGACAGGTACTTCCGCATCTTCAAAGTTTAAGTCAAAGTTGACCTTTGTGTCGAGACCATTAAACATATTCACTTATGATTTGTTCTCAGATTGTTAGAGCTTTCGAGAATCTGGAGACCGAAGATCTAAACAATGGGATGAGAGTTGGAGAAAGTGAAATATACAACTCTGCCCAACAATCTGCAGAGATTAAACTGTTTCAAAGGATGGCATTTGGTAGTCATAATTATAGCACAGATTATTTTACTCAAGGTAGCTGGGCCACTAATAGTACCGACTGGTAGATATCAAGATCCGTATTCTTTTCACCGCCCTGggtttgacccatgacccgagcTGCTGAAGTTCGAAGATGGTGTATAGTATGCATATTTTCTGTAACATTTGTAGGGTTTCTTTACCCAACCCCATTTTTTATACAATTATTGTACAAGTGTAGTGCTCATGATGTCTTTTTGACTGTATTGTGGAACATGAAACTTGACTCATTCTACAATAAAAGAATCTAATTTGTTGAtgaaaaaaatgtatttttttttttgttgaattaCATATTGTGTATGGCGAGATAAGAAATCATGGGTGCATGCATCAATCAGATTATTTTGTTATACACCTCCATCTTCTAAGTTTTATGATGACAAAAGGTCAATGTACCATTTGGCATGTGTGTTCTTGTATTGGTTACTTATGTAATATGTATGTACAAGTCAAACTCCGCAAATAGAATTTTAATAATTAGTAAGACTTATATCCTTAAGGGAATGGCACACTGATAAAGACTTAATATAACATTGAACTATCTGGATTGGACTGTGAACTgttaattgagctaacatatatTTCTTTATAATCAAATAATGTTGTTGTTTACAATGCCATATACATACCCTGTCATCATCTTTTGTTTAGAATGCAAAGAAAAAAAGTATATGTCATTATGACATTAAAATACCCGTCTACCGGACAAGTATTAAACTAGTTTATATAGGAGAATGAAAGGCAaataatatgttatttataaaagataataaaagaacttttatattatataaaatgtatataatattatttataaaagatAGAAATATATAAAGGTTGGTTTAAATAGTGGTTTTATTTTGTTAGTTTAGTTAATACATTTTCTTTGTCACCATTACTAAGAGCATAAACGTGTCATCTGTAATCCAAGTCCGAAATCCAAACCACGAACTTCCGGACCACCATGCATTGTGGGAGTTTGACCCATGTGGTCCCGTTTGTACCACCGGACTAGTCCGGTCTGAAATGGTGGCCCCCACACACTAACAAACCttttttttagtgtaaaaagTGGGAAGTGATGTGGAGGTTTGGAATGGTTTAGTGTTGAAGGAAAAGAATACGGTTTGAAATGATGTTGCATGCTGACTAGGTAGTCTGGATTTTGGACTTTGACCAGTATTGTAGATGCTCTCTAAGATACAAGATGCCTCCTAGAATCAACCAAAAGTTGGGTTAAAGGTTACCCAATGATGGAATCAATGTAGCAAAAGCAATCATACAATATTATAGACAACACCACATGTTTGCTTAAACACTACACTTTGTTTCCACAATTTTTTAACATCATCTTCCAAGAAAAGAAGGAACCCATCTTCATCACAAGAAAATGAGTTATCTTCTTTGTTTTCTTCCTCAGTCTCCTAACTCTTTCAAATTCAAACCATGGAACAACAAGATTGGCACATGATTGGAGCGGATTGTCTCGTTGTATCTTGTTGTTGCCAATGTTTGTTGCTACAACTCCTCGTGTTCTTGTTGCTCAAACTTCCCATCAAACTGGTTGAGAAAACAAAACATTATGTGAAGAGGAAGTTAAGGAACAAAATGCAAGATGGTGGGCAAATGATGAGGATGAAAGTGGCTCGGTGTGCGGAGGAAGTTGTGGGGAGTCGAAAGCCAAGAAACTTGATGTGGGTTCAAGCTCGAGCCAATGGTTTTCGGCTAGATGGGTTCGATGGGTGTATGGATGAGGTTGAAGAGGTGTTGGAGGAGTTGTCTACGAAGGGTGAGTTCgggtttgggagtttttggagcgGAGATGATGGTGTTGAAGTTTATTGTCCAGTTGGTCTTGTAAATCAAAAACGTGGGTGACTGTCATGACTCATGATCATGTATCAGCTGGATATTTTAAGGTGGTGGTTAATTGGTAAAGACAAAGTCTTTAAACATCTGGATTTAGGAAACGAAAGGTCTTGGGTTTAAGTCCCACAGACGAAatgaaataaaagaaatttgtcgttaataaattaaatatattacaacttgaaatatttattttataatatatataatgaaAATAAGAAATAACAAAAGGTTTGCTGTTTATAAAATATTAGAGGATTGATATATAACGGTAAGTTAATATACAAAGCCTTCTTACTGTACAAAGCGTACGGCGGCCCCAGGATGCAACACATGTCCTTGGAGCGAAGGGCAGTTTCGTCGAGACACAAAAGTTACATAATCACGCATTCAAATAATTATGCAACGCACGTGATATTACAATTACGGATGATAATTACTCATTGTCACGCACAACACAATGACTTTTttagagaaaaaaatataattatttttaaataaatttatcAACCGTATACTCAAATTAAGAGAATTAAATACCTAATTTAATGTGCAATGTTTATTGAAAAATAATGTAGCGTAAAATGTTATCGACATTTAAAATATGACGGAAACTTGAAAAAAGTCGAACAATTGTAGGCTATATCAACTTTACCGTTCatttttttgagttaattacaaTTTCCCTCCCTTTGGTTTGTGAAATTGTGACACTTTTCAATCCGCCTCCCACTTAGAAAGACTTTTTGTGCCGCACACACGCATTGTCCTTTCATTGCAATTTACACCCATGTGGTTTATTTTGTGGCTATTCTGTTTACTTTCTGTTCATGATGAGTGTGAAATGACTTTTATACCATTTTCTTCTTGCAATATGCACCCATGTGATTTCGTTATTATTACAATcggccaccacccaccaccaccacaacccaccGCCACCAATGTATGCGTTAAGTCAGACCCACATCCAAAAGATTTAGGTACATGTCTAAAAATTCACCTCTTTATAAACTTCTTATGTCTCTTTAGACGACCTTGCATAATTAACCAAAACCTGAAACATTAAACAATAACTACCATAAGAACGAAAGGTGCAATAATATCATATCCACAACAAAAACCTGAAACATTAAACAATAACTACCATAAGAAAGTTGTAGGTTAACCGTCTGTTTCAACACTTGCTTGTTCAGCAGAACTCACCCACCTGTGCTTTTACACCTGTAAGTCTCATTACATAAAAGCATTCAACCTTACATTGTACAAGGTATTAGATCATATCATACAAAATCACGAGTGCTAAACAGTTCACCAACTATAGCTGGTGTAATGCCGATTTGGAGAGGTTAGTGGGTGTGAGTGCTGAGATTGCAATTATACCCTTCATGTAGgcctcgattataaaccgagttGTCTCGGGTCGGATTTGAAACCAAGCCGAGCTGCCTCTAGCTTGGATTGGCTGGCTTTAAGATTTagtattctaaaatattattcaatagtaaaaaaaaaaaatatccaaAATACGTCCGACCTAATACATTAcaaagcaaaatcaagtttaacaatacaaaataagttttaaatttcaataaaatacaatattagttcattagcATGGTAATAAGCCTTCAAATATGCCATAGGTATCAAATTACACTCATAAATACATGTAAATGATAATCaatttttgtaatatattatattcTATATAATGATAAAATATATTACAAGTAAAAAATCCGAGCTAAGCCGAGCCGGGCTATCAAGTGAGCCAAACCGAGTCAATCcggctcgttacgagccgagccgagctaagCTCACTTTTTAACtaggagtaaattacaagttttgtcctttatgtttacaccaaattgcaggtgGTGTCCTTTAGtgcaaaagttgacaagttttgtacttaatgtttcaaaatcttgcacgttatgtcctttatgcCAAATatagttagattttttggttaaatcaaATTACAAaatggtattttagtctttttgcctatttatttaatattatttaaaaaataaaacaactcTCACTCTCTACTCCTCTCTCTCAACCATTACCACCtcccaccactaccaccacccgccaaccacccaccaccacccgcCAACCACCCACTTCCACCGCCGCCAAGAACCACCATCAACCACCCACCCACCTTCAATttaatccaccaccaccaccaatccTGTCACCATCCCACCACCAACCACACAAatcttcaccaccaccaccaccaccactctcaAAGTGGGTCAACCAACCAAATTTTTCCGTCTCAACAATCCAATCCCACAACTGCATCAGTGCCGCTGACACCTTACGTTTCATATATGATAACAATGTAATCAATGGTTATTTTATACTCATTAGCGGTGATACAGTCA encodes the following:
- the LOC110911326 gene encoding proline-rich receptor-like protein kinase PERK9; its protein translation is MASFSPSSNAPPVSDPALSPGGLFSSPPAPSQLPPSTFPQDLPPPPFVDPPPAAVVAPSRPPISAAPPPTDSPTPSVGSPLPPSPTPPADSPTPPSPIPQANSPSPPSPIGPITPADSPPPPSPIPPATTPPPPSPITPADSPPPPSRISQADSPPPPPPSPIPPANTPPPSSPKRPTNSPLPPSPPSSPSPAASSPPSPPPPATSPPKFPHTPPFNPQPGSPPSPPPPPTPPPPPTSSPKFPHTPPFNPQSGSPPSPSFSPPPIQPPPSSVPPPLRPILSPPPHTPSQRPPTNSSSPPIITNAPPPPLSTNPSLPPVTIASPPPFRQPAPSPSKVSITPSSNGGIGTGGIVGITAVLGIILLTIIITVSWCLFKRKKKIARHNGLYGLSTSMGNLSQSTLLKIQTSAVEIGNLSANGFVYSPHESTSKFTYEDLFEATNGFSPRNLLGSGGFGYVYKGMLADGTEVAVKELKIGGGQGEREFTAEVEIISRIHHRYLVSLVGYCVSEHKRLLVYEYVPNNTLYHHLHVSELVLDWPTRMRVASGAARGIAYLHEDCNPRVIHRDIKSSNILLDKNFEARVSDFGLAKLAADVTHVTTRVMGTFGYMAPEYARSGNLSEKSDVFSFGVVLLELITGRKPVDASQRSGDEGLVEWARPLLSHALETEDFKLLVDPRLGINFVPNEIFRMIEAAAACIRHSATKRPRMGQIVRAFENLETEDLNNGMRVGESEIYNSAQQSAEIKLFQRMAFGSHNYSTDYFTQGSWATNSTDW
- the LOC110911327 gene encoding uncharacterized protein LOC110911327, with amino-acid sequence MEQQDWHMIGADCLVVSCCCQCLLLQLLVFLLLKLPIKLVEKTKHYVKRKLRNKMQDGGQMMRMKVARCAEEVVGSRKPRNLMWVQARANGFRLDGFDGCMDEVEEVLEELSTKGEFGFGSFWSGDDGVEVYCPVGLVNQKRG